One Caldalkalibacillus thermarum genomic window, TGCTCAGCTCGACTCACTCTCAACTTACTCGTGCCTGTATGCCTTTTTTAGACACTCATCAAACAATAACAATGCTAACCCATCATGCCGTTATTGATTGTCATTTATCATAACGCACCTTCTGCCAGTCCGTCAAGGAGTTCTTGGGAAGCATGTTCACAGTTGGTTTTGGAAGGGGAGCGACCACACAGCCCGGAGGGTCGTTTCAGCCACATGATCGGCAATGACGGCCCGTCCCATCCGTTCCAAGAGCACCAGCCTTAACCTGCCTGCTATCACTTTTTTGTCGGTGTACATTTTTTCCAGCACCTGTTCAAATGACCAGGGCAGGGTATGCCATTCCACGGGCAAACCGTAAGTAGAGAGCAGGCGGGTGACCCGCTCCGCCAACCCTTGCTGCCCATAAACCGCTTCGCTCACATGGGCAGCCACAGCCATGCCTATCGCCACCGCCTCACCGTGGGTGAAGTCCCGGTAATGTCCCAAAGCTTCAAAGGCATGGCCGAAGGTATGGCCAAAATTTAAGATGGCCCGAAGCCCGGTCTCTTTCTCATCCTGACTGACCACCTGGCTCTTAATGTGGCAGGCGCGGTATAATGCTTCTGACAAGAAAGGTTCCTGTAAGGCACGGCAAGGGTTGGCATTCTCTTCTAACCAATCCACAAAAGCTTCATCCCAAATAAAGCCGTGCTTCAATACTTCGGCGAAACCGCAGGCCACTTCCCGTTCGGGCAATGTTGACAAGGTGGCCGTATCATAAATAACAGCCAAAGGCTGATGAAACGAACCGATCATATTTTTGCCAAGGGAATGATTGATGGCCACCTTGCCCCCCACGCTGCTGTCATGGGCCAACAAGGTGGTGGGCAGTTGGACAAAAGGAATGCCCCGCATGTAGGTGCTGGCCACAAAGCCAGCCAAATCTCCTACCACGCCTCCACCTAAAGCCAGGATCACACTTTGGCGGTCCAGCTTGTGCTCCAAGGCATAGGTGATGATTTGCTCATAGTGGGACAGGGATTTAGCTTGTTCACCTGCGGGTACAGAATAGCTGAACACCCGGAATCCAGCCCTTTGCAAGCCTTTCAGCACTGGCTCAAGATACAAGGCACCCACGTGGTCGTCGGTGACTACCAACAAGGTTTGGCTGCTCGTGATACCTAATGTTTGCAAATAAGCAGGCAACTTGGACAACAATCCCTGTCCAATCCAAATGGGATATGAGCGTTCCCCCAGATCCACTGTCAGTGTTTTAACCGATTCCATTAAAATGTTCTCGCCTCCTCCAGGTAACGTTCATAATGGGCTTTCATCTCAAAGATGTGATCATGGCCAAATTTTTCACAAAAGGCCCTGGCCACTTCCCAGGCCACCACATTTTCCATCACCACACAAGCAGCCGGCACCGCACAACTGTCTGAACGCTCCACGCTGGCTTCAAAGGGCTGTTTGGTGTCAATATCCACGCTTTGCAACGGTTTGTACAAAGTGGGGATCGGTTTCATCACGCCGCGGATCACAATGGGCATCCCGTTCGTCATTCCCCCTTCAAGTCCGCCCAACCGGTTGGTTTTGCGGTAATAGCCCCGCTCTCGGGACCAGGCAATTTCGTCTTGAACCTGGCTGCCGAACCGTTTGCCCGCCTCAAAACCGATACCGATCTCCACTCCTTTAAAGGCTTGGATACTGAGTACCGCTTGTCCCAGCCGTCCGTCCAATTTCCGGTCCCAATGAACATGGCTGCCTAAACCAACAGGAACCCCATACACAATGACTTCAACAATGCCCCCGACACTGTCACCTTCTGCCTTAGCCTTGTCAATCACCTGCATCATTTTTAGAGCTGCTTCCTGATCAAGGCAGCGTACCGGAGAGTCTTCCGTGATCCGCTGGATCTCTTGGGGAGAAAGCTGGTCCAATTGGTCGAGAGAGGCCTCAACAGGCCCGATCTGCTTGACGTGGCCTACCACTTCCATACCAAAGTAGCGGAGCAGCTTTTTGGCCACCGCTCCGCAGGCCACCCGAATGGTGGTTTCCCTGGCACTTGACCGTTCAAGAATGTTGCGCATATCCCGGTGAGCATATTTAACCGCCCCGTTCAGGTCGGCATGACCCGGTCTGGGACGGGTGACCCTTTTACGGCCGACATGGGCTTCATCCAAGGGTTCCACACTCATAATATTGCGCCAATGTTGCCAGTCTTTATTTTCTACAACCAGGCAGATCGGAGCGCCGGTTGTTTTACCGTCACGAACCCCTGCCTTAATCTGCACCTGATCTTTTTCAATCTGCATGCGCCGCCCTCGCCCGTAGCCTTTTTGGCGCCGGGCCAGTTCCCGATCAATATCCTCCTTCAAGAGGGGAAGATGGGCGGGAACCCCCTCAATAATAGCCGTCAACTGGGGGCCGTGAGATTCCCCGGCGGTTAAATATCTCATGTGGATAACCTCCTTACCCCTTTACTCCATTTAAGCGATAAAATAATAAAGTTTATTATATCTAATCTTCTAAAAAAAAGATAGATTAACAAGCATATTTCATGTTTTATATCTTGCGGTAAAAAAACGTATCTTCTGTTTCAAACTGATACTTTTCAGGATGAAAAATTTGCTCCGTACTGCCTACAAACAGAACCCCGCCCTGATTCAAAGCCTTGCTGAACTTCTGATATAAAAGGTCCTTGGCTTCATCGGTGAAGTAAATCATCACATTGCGGCACATGATCAGATCAAAGCCTGTCCCAAAAGGATCAGTTAGAAGGTTTTGCCTTTTAAACAACACCCTGTTTTTTATTTCGTCACTAAGATAATAAAGTCCATTCAACTGTCTAAAATAGGTTTTTAGATAGGGGGCCGGCACTTCCTTGACTGCCCGCGCTGGATAAATGCCCTGCCTGGCTTTGGACAGCGCCACCTCATCAATATCTGTGGCCAAAACCTGAAACTTTTTTGCTGGCATCATTTGATCCAAAAGCATCACCAGCGTATAAGGTTCTTCTCCGGTGGAACAGGCGGCACTCCACATTTTCAGCGGCCGGCCTTTCTGGAGCAAACGGGGCAAAATTTTCTGCTCCAACACACGCCAGCGGTTGGGATTGCGAAAGAATTCGGAAACGTTGATGGTTAAACGGTCCAGACAATCGTTTACCAGCTGGGGATCCTTTTCCATCGCTTTAAAAAAACGGGTAAAAGAATCAAACCCTTTTTTGTCCCGCAAGGTAGTTAAACGCCTCTTCATTTGGGGTTCCTTGTACAGGCTTAGATCGACGCCCGTTTTTTGCTTAAATTGTTTGACAAACCACTCAAAGTCCTTGTCTCCCACGCCATATCCCCTCTCACCCGGAAAGTGACAGATTGAAAAAAAGCCCTGTACAAGGGCTTGGACATAAAGTTTAGCTTCTACACGCTTATTTCTTATATCCATTTATTGATATCACGGGTGTACTCCAAAAGCTCTTCCGGCTTGAAAAACAGGTTGATTTCACGCTCAGCGCTTTCTTTAGAGTCAGAACCGTGAATCACGTTCATACTCACCTGGACGCCATAGTCGCCCCGAATCGTGCCAGGTGCCGCATCAGCAGGGTTGGTTTTGCCCATCATATCACGGGCGATTTGAATCACATTTTCCCCTTGCCATACCATGGCAAACACAGGACCTGAGGTAATAAAATCGACCAATTCACCAAAGAATGGTTTCTCTTTGTGTTCACTGTAATGCTGTTCAGCCAATTCCCGGGAGATGTGCATCAGCTTGGCACCAACCAATTGAAATCCCTTTCTTTCAAAGCGTTGTACAATCTCACCAATCAGTCCCCGTTGAACTCCGTCGGGCTTAACCATTAGGAAAGTTTTTTCTACAGCCATGTGCGTCAACTCCTATCTGTAAGTGTTGTACAAGGATGACTCAACCGGCTAAATTGTACCAAATGATACCGCTTTAAGCAATGACGTTTCCGAAGTTAATAAGTACGCTGCTCGATAAAATCGGTGATTTGGATAAACGTTTTCTTGCTGTATACCGACTGCAAGTCCTCCAGAGACCTTCTGGCTTTTTCCAAATAACGCTGGGCAATGGTTTTGGCCACATGAATACCGCCGCTCTGCTTAATGAGATTAATGATTTTGGGCATATCTGGTGAACCCGACTTAAACTCATTGATAATCGCGTCACGAATGGCAGGGTTTCTGAATGAGGCCAGAACAGGAAGCGTAATGTTGCCCTGTCTTAAATCACTCCCCGCTGGTTTGCCCAGTTGCTTTTCGCTTCCGGTGAAATCAAGGATGTCATCTGTAATTTGAAAAGCCATGCCAACATAATATCCGTAACGGTATAAGGCCCTCACGACCGGCTCCGGCGCATTACAGACCAGTCCGCCCAATTGACAACTGATGGCCATTAACAGGGCTGTTTTTCGTTTGATACGCATAAAATATGTTTTCAAAGACTGATTCCATTGATACAGGGCCTGTATTTGCTCGATTTCACCCACACACATATCCACAATGGCTTTGGACAAAATTTGATGAACCCGGGGATCGGACAACCGGGTGATGCGGGATAAAGCTTGGGCAAGGATAAAATCCCCAGTGTACATTGCCACGCGGTTATCCCACTTGGCTTTCACGGTTGGCTTTCCCCGTCTTGTTTCAGCATCATCGATCACATCATCATGGACCAAAGTCGCCATATGAATCAACTCAAGGGCTACGGCCACATGTTTTAAACGTTCAATATCATACACTCCGCTTTTGCCGCCGAGCAAAACAAAGATCGGCCGGATACGTTTACCCCCTGCTTTTAACAGATGGGAAGCTGCTTCCTCGATAAGGGGATAATGGCTGTCAATGGACCGAAATAATTCCTGTTCAATGACATGTATATCGTCTTTTAGTTCCTGATAAATATCCATTAAATTCATAATGCTGAATCCACCTTGTCTCATTCTGCTTGTTTGTCTGGATCACGATCTAGGTTTATACCCGATGTGCAGTGCAGCGACACCGCCGGTCAAAAGATAGATCTCCACCCTTTCCAGGCCTGCCGTTTCAAACATTCGGCCAAGTTCTTGGCTGTCCGGAAAATGTTTCAATGATTCTGGCAGCCAGCTGTATTGCTCATAACGGTTGGCAAATACTTTCCCCAAAAATGGCAACAGCCGGTTAAAATACAGGTAATAAAGCTGTTTAAACCCGGGCCAAACCGGTTTAGATAATTCCAGCGAGGCTACCACACCACCGGGTTTGACCACCCTGGTCATTTCCGTCAAAACTTGATGAATATCAGGAACATTGCGCAAGGCAAACCCTATTGTTGCATAATCGAACGTATGATCTTCATAAGGCAGGGACATGGCGTTACCATGTACCAGTTTAAGGTGATCATATTGCTTATCTGATTTCTTTTGTTTTGCGATCTCTAGCATTTTTTGGCTG contains:
- the aroC gene encoding chorismate synthase; protein product: MRYLTAGESHGPQLTAIIEGVPAHLPLLKEDIDRELARRQKGYGRGRRMQIEKDQVQIKAGVRDGKTTGAPICLVVENKDWQHWRNIMSVEPLDEAHVGRKRVTRPRPGHADLNGAVKYAHRDMRNILERSSARETTIRVACGAVAKKLLRYFGMEVVGHVKQIGPVEASLDQLDQLSPQEIQRITEDSPVRCLDQEAALKMMQVIDKAKAEGDSVGGIVEVIVYGVPVGLGSHVHWDRKLDGRLGQAVLSIQAFKGVEIGIGFEAGKRFGSQVQDEIAWSRERGYYRKTNRLGGLEGGMTNGMPIVIRGVMKPIPTLYKPLQSVDIDTKQPFEASVERSDSCAVPAACVVMENVVAWEVARAFCEKFGHDHIFEMKAHYERYLEEARTF
- the aroB gene encoding 3-dehydroquinate synthase, whose amino-acid sequence is MESVKTLTVDLGERSYPIWIGQGLLSKLPAYLQTLGITSSQTLLVVTDDHVGALYLEPVLKGLQRAGFRVFSYSVPAGEQAKSLSHYEQIITYALEHKLDRQSVILALGGGVVGDLAGFVASTYMRGIPFVQLPTTLLAHDSSVGGKVAINHSLGKNMIGSFHQPLAVIYDTATLSTLPEREVACGFAEVLKHGFIWDEAFVDWLEENANPCRALQEPFLSEALYRACHIKSQVVSQDEKETGLRAILNFGHTFGHAFEALGHYRDFTHGEAVAIGMAVAAHVSEAVYGQQGLAERVTRLLSTYGLPVEWHTLPWSFEQVLEKMYTDKKVIAGRLRLVLLERMGRAVIADHVAETTLRAVWSLPFQNQL
- a CDS encoding demethylmenaquinone methyltransferase; protein product: MNKQSKEQFVHQVFESIADKYDMMNTLLSFRRHKAWRKFAMKKLNVQPGQSAIDVCCGTGDWAIALAEKTGREGRVVGLDFSQKMLEIAKQKKSDKQYDHLKLVHGNAMSLPYEDHTFDYATIGFALRNVPDIHQVLTEMTRVVKPGGVVASLELSKPVWPGFKQLYYLYFNRLLPFLGKVFANRYEQYSWLPESLKHFPDSQELGRMFETAGLERVEIYLLTGGVAALHIGYKPRS
- the ndk gene encoding nucleoside-diphosphate kinase, which encodes MAVEKTFLMVKPDGVQRGLIGEIVQRFERKGFQLVGAKLMHISRELAEQHYSEHKEKPFFGELVDFITSGPVFAMVWQGENVIQIARDMMGKTNPADAAPGTIRGDYGVQVSMNVIHGSDSKESAEREINLFFKPEELLEYTRDINKWI
- the hepT gene encoding heptaprenyl diphosphate synthase component II; the encoded protein is MNLMDIYQELKDDIHVIEQELFRSIDSHYPLIEEAASHLLKAGGKRIRPIFVLLGGKSGVYDIERLKHVAVALELIHMATLVHDDVIDDAETRRGKPTVKAKWDNRVAMYTGDFILAQALSRITRLSDPRVHQILSKAIVDMCVGEIEQIQALYQWNQSLKTYFMRIKRKTALLMAISCQLGGLVCNAPEPVVRALYRYGYYVGMAFQITDDILDFTGSEKQLGKPAGSDLRQGNITLPVLASFRNPAIRDAIINEFKSGSPDMPKIINLIKQSGGIHVAKTIAQRYLEKARRSLEDLQSVYSKKTFIQITDFIEQRTY
- a CDS encoding CheR family methyltransferase; the encoded protein is MGDKDFEWFVKQFKQKTGVDLSLYKEPQMKRRLTTLRDKKGFDSFTRFFKAMEKDPQLVNDCLDRLTINVSEFFRNPNRWRVLEQKILPRLLQKGRPLKMWSAACSTGEEPYTLVMLLDQMMPAKKFQVLATDIDEVALSKARQGIYPARAVKEVPAPYLKTYFRQLNGLYYLSDEIKNRVLFKRQNLLTDPFGTGFDLIMCRNVMIYFTDEAKDLLYQKFSKALNQGGVLFVGSTEQIFHPEKYQFETEDTFFYRKI